Proteins encoded in a region of the Ursus arctos isolate Adak ecotype North America unplaced genomic scaffold, UrsArc2.0 scaffold_2, whole genome shotgun sequence genome:
- the STAG3 gene encoding cohesin subunit SA-3, giving the protein MPTLRSSSSPSSASSPLRRAAGGGQRGLSASSSSSVNALYGDRDSDPTSQGDSDSLSADEGSDFEDSLRRSVKKRAAKRPLKTTPVAKHPKKGSRIVRGRGQKDSELPASDLFDAVKAAKSDMQSLVDEWLDSYKQDQDAGFLELINFFIRSCGCKGNVTPEMFKKMSNSEIIRHLTEQFNEDSGDYPLTAPGPSWKKFQGSFCEFVKTLVYQCQYSLLYDGFPMDNLISLLTGLSDSQVRAFRHTSTLAAMKLMTSLVRVALQLSLHKDNNQRQYEAERNKGPGQRAPERLESLLEKRKELQEHQEEIEGMMNALFRGVFVHRYRDVLPEIRAICIEEMGSWMQSYSTSFLTDSYLKYIGWTLHDKHREVRLKCLKALKGLYGSRDLTARLELFTSRFKDRMVSMVMDREYDVAVEAVKLLILILKNMEGVLTDADCENVYPVVYASNRALASAAGEFLYWKLFYPECETRTGAGRQRRRSPHAQRTFFHLLLSFFVESELHDHAAYLVDSLWDCAGSQLKDWESLTSLLLEKDQNLGDVQESTLIEILVSSVRQASEGHPPVGRITGRKGLTPKERKIQADDKVKLTEHLIPLLPQLLAKFSADAEKVAPLLQLLNYFDLSIYCTRRLEKHLELFLQQLQEVVVKHAEPAVLEAGAHALYLLCSPEFTFFGRVDFARSQLVDLLTDRFQQELEELLQSSFLDEDEVYSLAATLKRLSAFYNAHDLSRWELYEPCYQLLRKAVDTGEVPHQVILPALTLVYFSILWTLTHLSGSEASQEQLLSLKDRMVAFCELCQSCLSDVDSDIQEQAFVLLSDLLLVFSPQMIVGGRDFLRPLVFLPEATLQSELASFLMDHVFIQPGELGSGHSQEDHLQIEQLHQRRRLLAGFCKLLLYGVLEMDAASDVFKHYNKFYNDYGDIIKETLTRARQIDRSHCSRILLLSLKQLYTELLQEQGPQGLNELPAFSEMRDLARRFALSFGPQQLQNRDLVVTLHKEGIKFSLSEPPPAGSSSQPPNLAFLELLSEFSPRLFHQDKQLLLSYLEKCLQRVSQSPDCPWGPVTTYCHSLSPVESTAEAIPQGYPRSKKRRTEGPSRRQREDVSSSQEESLQLNSVPPSPTLTSTAVKRGQPLRGLEEVEEEGSSEPQLTQRQPLSGNQRSRFSSPRHFRTLLNPSGRGLGTRLTRLSLMEEDEEELEIHDELSEEWQDADKHSSPSEHGLDLLDSTELNLEDF; this is encoded by the exons ATGCCTACGCTGcggtcctcctcctccccaagcAGTGCGTCCTCCCCGCTGCGGAGAGCAGCAGGAGGTGGACAGAGGGGCTTGTCTGCATCCTCTAGTTCGTCTGTCAATGCGCTCTATGGTGACAGGGACTCGGACCCGACTTCACAGGG GGATAGTGATTCTTTGTCAGCTGATGAAGGCAGTGACTTTGAAGATAGCCTGAGACGCAGCGTGAAGAAGAGAGCAGCAAAACGACCACTCAAAACAACCCCA GTGGCAAAACATCCAAAGAAGGGGTCCCGAATAGTACGTGGTCGTGGCCAGAAAGACTCAGAGCTACCAGCCAGTGATCTCTTTGATGCTGTGAAAGCTGCCAAAAGTGACATGCAG TCTTTGGTGGATGAGTGGCTGGATAGCTACAAGCAAGACCAGGATGCAGGATTCCTGGAGCTCATTAACTTTTTCATCCGATCTTGTGGATGTAAAG GCAATGTGACCCCCGAGATGTTCAAGAAGATGTCCAACTCCGAGATCATCCGGCATCTAACAGAACAGTTTAATGAG GACTCAGGAGACTATCCCCTGACAGCACCAGGTCCATCCTGGAAGAAGTTCCAGGGCAGCTTCTGTGAATTTGTAAAGACCTTGGTCTATCAGTGCCAGTATAGCCTTCTCTATGATGGCTTTCCTATGGACAACCTCATCTCCCTGCTCACGGGCCTCTCAGACTCCCAAGTCCGTGCCTTCCGTCACACTAGCACCCTGGCGG CCATGAAGCTAATGACCTCCCTGGTAAGAGTTGCCCTTCAGCTGAGTCTGCACAAAGACAATAATCAGCGACAGTATGAGGCTGAACGAAATAAGGGGCCAGGACAGAGAGCACCTGAGCGGCTGGAGAGCCTGTTGGAGAAACGCAAAGAA CTCCAAGAGCATCAAGAGGAGATTGAGGGGATGATGAATGCCCTCTTCAGGGGTGTCTTTGTGCATCGGTACAG GGATGTCCTTCCTGAGATCCGTGCTATCTGCATTGAGGAGATGGGGTCTTGGATGCAAAGCTACAGCACGTCTTTCCTCACTGACAGCTATTTGAAATACATTGGCTGGACCCTGCATGATAAG CATCGAGAAGTCCGTCTGAAGTGCCTGAAGGCTCTCAAAGGGCTGTACGGCAGCCGGGATTTGACTGCCCGCCTGGAGCTCTTTACCAGCCGCTTCAAG GACCGGATGGTTTCCATGGTCATGGACCGAGAGTATGATGTGGCGGTGGAGGCCGTCAAGTTACTAATACTTATCCTGAA GAACATGGAAGGTGTGCTGACAGATGCAGACTGTGAGAACGTCTACCCTGTCGTGTACGCCTCTAACCGAGCCCTGGCGTCTGCTGCAGGGGAATTTCTGTACTGGAA GCTCTTCTACCCTGAGTGTGAGACTAGAACAGGGGCTGGGAGACAGCGACGCCGAAGCCCACACGCCCAGAGGACTTTTTTCCACCTTCTGCTGTCCTTCTTTGTGGAGAGTGAG CTCCATGACCATGCTGCTTACTTAGTAGACAGCCTGTGGGACTGTGCAGGGTCTCAGCTGAAGGACTGGGAGAGTCTGACAAGCCTGCTGCTGGAGAAGGACCAGA ACTTGGGCGATGTGCAGGAGAGCACACTGATAGAAATCCTTGTGTCCAGCGTTCGACAAGCTTCAGAGGGTCACCCGCCTGTGGGGCGGATCACTGGGAGGAAG GGCTTAACCCCAAAAGAGCGGAAGATCCAAGCCGATGATAAGGTGAAGCTGACAGAGCACCTcatccccctgctcccccagctcctggccaaG TTCTCAGCTGACGCGGAGAAGGTTGCTCCCCTGCTCCAGCTTCTCAACTACTTTGACCTCAGCATCTACTGCACTAGGCGCTTGGAGAAG CATCTGGAGCTGTTCTTACAGCAACTCCAGGAGGTGGTGGTGAAGCACGCGGAGCCCGCGGTGCTTGAGGCGGGTGCTCATGCCCTCTATCTGCTCTGTAGTCCTGAGTTCACGTTCTTTGGCCGGGTAGACTTTGCCCGCAGCCAGCTGGTGGACCTGCTGACTGACCGCTTCCAGCAGGAACTTGAAGAGCTGCTGCAG tcATCCTTCCTAGACGAGGATGAGGTCTACAGTCTGGCCGCCACTCTGAAGCGCCTCTCGGCCTTCTACAA TGCTCATGACCTGAGTCGCTGGGAGCTCTATGAGCCATGCTACCAGCTCCTCCGGAAGGCTGTGGACACAGGAGAGGTTCCTCACCAG GTGATCCTGCCAGCCTTGACTCTTGTCTATTTTTCCATCCTCTGGACACTAACCCACCTTTCTGGATCAGAGGCTTCCCAG GAGCAGCTGTTGAGTTTGAAGGACAGGATGGTGGCCTTCTGTGAACTCTGCCAGAGCTGCCTCTCAGATGTGGATTCTGACATCCAGGAGCAG gCTTTTGTCTTACTAAGTGATCTACTTCTCGTCTTCAGCCCTCAGATGATTGTAGGGGGTCGAGATTTCCTTAGACCCCTTGTCTTTCTTCCTGAAGCCACTCTCCAGTCTGAACTAGCCAGCTTCCTCATGGACCACGTCTTCATCCAGCCTGGAGAACTGGGCAGTG GTCATTCCCAGGAGGACCATTTACAGATCGAGCAGCTGCACCAGCGGCGCCGCCTCCTGGCTGGGTTCTGCAAGCTCTTGCTTTATGGGGTCCTGGAGATGGACGCGGCCTCTGACGTTTTCAAACACTACAACAAG TTCTACAATGACTATGGTGACATTATCAAGGAAACATTAACTAGAGCACGGCAGATTGACCGGAGTCATTGTTCCCGAATCCTGCTGCTGAGCCTCAAGCAG TTGTACACAGAACTGCTGCAGGAAcaggggccccagggcctgaATGAGCTTCCAGCCTTCAGTGAGATGCGGGACCTGGCCCGAAGGTTTGCCTTGAGCTTTGGACCCCAGCAGCTACAGAACCGTGATCTTGTGGTCACGCTCCACAA GGAAGGCATCAAATTCTCCTTGTCTGAGCCTCCTCCCGCTGGCTCCTCCAGTCAGCCCCCAAACCTGGCATTCCTGGAGCTCCTTTCCGAGTTTTCCCCCCGACTCTTCCATCAGGACAAGCAGCTGCT ACTGTCCTACCTGGAAAAGTGTCTGCAGCGTGTCTCACAGTCACCGGATTGTCCCTGGGGTCCAGTCACCACCTACTGCCACTCCCTCAGCCCTGTGGAGAGCACAGCAGAGGCCATTCCTCAGGGCTACCCCCGCTCCAAGAAGAGGCGCACTGAAG GCCCCTCCAGGCGGCAGAGAGAGGATGTCTCTTCATCCCAGGAAGAAAGCCTGCAGCTGAACAGCGTCCCGCCCTCACCCACCCTCACCTCCACAGCCGTGAAGAGGGGGCAGCCCCTGAGGGGCTTggaagaggtggaggaagaaggCAGCTCAGAACCGCAGCTTACCCAGCG CCAGCCCCTTTCAGGTAACCAGAGGTCAAGGTTCTCAAGTCCACGGCATTTCCGGACTCTGCTCAACCCTTCAGGTCGTGGTTTGGGCACCCGGCTGACCCG ACTCAGCCTTATGGAAGAGGATGAAGAAGAGTTGGAAATTCACGATGAGTTAAGTGAAGAATGGCAAGATGCAGACAAG CACTCTTCCCCCAGTGAGCACGGGCTGGACCTCTTAGATTCCACTGAGCTGAACCTTGAG GATTTCTGA
- the GPC2 gene encoding glypican-2: protein MSALRSLLLLLLSLCPGPGPGPGSEAKVTRSCVETRQVLGARGYSLSLLPPALISGEHLRICPQEYTCCSSEIEQRLTWETETTFRGLVEENGSFLVHTLAARHRKFDELFREILLSSERSLALLFHRSFGHLYSQHAPVFSGLFSRLRDYYERSGEGLDDALVDFWAQLLERLFPLLHPQYTFSPDYLFCLTRLASSADDSLKPFGDAPHRLHLQITRALVAARAFIQGLETGRDVVSETLKVPMSEGCRRAVMRLTGCPLCRGIPSLPPCRGFCLNVANGCLHSQGLDPDWGSYLDGLLFLAEKLQGSFSFELAAQSIGVRISEALMYLQENSVAVSAQVFQQCGNPQRLQGRTRRAPAPREEVGRLWTSAGAAGVPGTEEERPTTAGGTSLNRLVWELRERLGRVRGFWAGLPLAVCGDSRMAADISQEAAPCWTGAGRGRYLSPVVGVSPSEQLDNPEMDKEDSSVDLQTRRRRLQLRAATTRMRVAALGRDLELEDWDEEDASGSGEGQHYADDWMAGAAAVAPPARLPRPPRRDVSGGKGGGVLVRHNQGRSRTGGTSVGFHTEPILILFLSALALLGPR from the exons ATGTCCGCTCTGCGATCTCTTCTGCTTCTACTGCTGTCTCTGTGTCCCGGTCCTGGTCCTGGACCCGGGAGCGAGGCAAAGGTCACCCGGAGTTGCGTTGAGACCCGGCAGGTGCTGGGGGCCCGGGGATATAGCTTAAGCCTACTCCCTCCCGCCCTGATCTCag GTGAGCACCTCCGGATCTGTCCCCAGGAGTACACCTGCTGTTCCAGTGAGATAGAGCAGAGGCTGACTTGGGAGACTGAGACCACCTTCCGAGGCCTGGTGGAGGAGAACGGCTCATTCCTTGTTCACACACTGGCTGCCCGGCACAGAAAATTTGATG AGCTTTTTCGGGAGATACTCTTGTCATCTGAGCGCTCTCTGGCCCTGCTCTTCCACCGCTCCTTCGGCCACCTGTATTCCCAGCACGCCCCTGTATTCAGTGGCCTGTTCTCTCGGCTGCGGGACTACTATGAGAGGTCCGGTGAGGGGTTAGATGACGCTTTGGTGGATTTCTGGGCACAGCTCCTGGAGAGATTGTTCCCCCTGCTGCATCCACAGTACACCTTCTCCCCCGACTACCTGTTTTGCCTCACTCGCCTCGCCTCTTCTGCTGATGACTCTCTGAAGCCTTTCGGGGACGCACCCCACCGCCTCCACCTGCAG ATAACCCGGGCCCTGGTGGCTGCCCGGGCCTTTATCCAGGGCCTGGAAACTGGAAGAGATGTGGTCAGCGAAACACTTAAG GTGCCCATGTCTGAAGGCTGCAGGAGGGCTGTGATGCGTCTGACCGGCTGCCCCCTTTGTCGGGGCATCCCCTCGCTGCCACCCTGCAGGGGCTTCTGCCTCAATGTGGCCAATGGCTGTCTCCACAGCCAGGGACTGGATCCTGACTGGGGGTCCTATCTGG aTGGTCTCCTCTTCCTGGCTGAGAAGCTCCAgggctctttttcttttgagctgGCAGCCCAGTCCATTGGGGTGAGGATCTCAGAAGCTTTGATGTATCTgcaggaaaacagtgtggcagtgtCAGCCCAG GTGTTTCAGCAATGTGGGAACCCCCAACGGCTACAAGGTCGCACCCGCCGAGCCCCGGCCCCCCGGGAAGAGGTGGGGCGCCTCTGGACCTCGGCGGGGGCGGCAGGGGTTCCGGGGACTGAGGAGGAGAGGCCCACGACGGCCGGGGGCACCAGCCTGAATCGCCTG GTATGGGAGCTCCGCGAGCGGCTGGGCCGGGTGAGGGGCTTCTGGGCCGGGCTGCCCCTGGCGGTGTGCGGGGACTCCCGCATGGCAGCGGACATCTCGCAGGAGGCGGCGCCCTGCTGGACCGGAGCTGGGCGGGGCCG GTACTTGTCGCCGGTGGTCGGGGTGTCTCCGTCCGAGCAGCTCGACAACCCAGAGATGGACAAGGAAGACTCGAGCGTCGACCTCCAGACGCGGAGGCGGCGGCTGCAGCTCCGGGCGGCCACGACCAGGATGAGGGTGGCCGCGCTGGGACGCGATCTGGAACTGGAGGACTGGG ATGAAGAAGACGCCAGTGGTTCTGGAGAGGGACAGCACTATGCAGATGACTGGATGGCTGGGGCAGCAGCTGTGGCCCCTCCAGCCAGGCTGCCTCGCCCTCCTCGAAGGGATGTTAGTGGGGGCAAAGGAGGAGGTGTCCTTGTCCGCCACAACCAGGGCAGGAGCAGGACTGGGGGGACATCTGTTGGTTTTCACACCGAACCCatcctcattctcttcctctcagCCCTGGCCCTGCTTGGACCAAGATAA